The following nucleotide sequence is from Candidatus Peregrinibacteria bacterium.
CGCAACCTGATCAGATATAATCTCAGGATCAGCCATCTGATTCTGAATTTCATTATACTCATCCTCTAATCTTTGAAGTTTTTCTAACATATTAAAATCATAAAATAACAAATCTTTGAGCCTCACGCAGTGTAGGGGGAGCTAAGAAATTTTGCAAGATGATAGAAATACCACCCTATCCCTACCCTCCAAATCCTTCACAACACTCACTTCATATTCGCAGGCCAAACTCTTGCACAATTCTATCGCACCCTCCCCCTGATCAAAACCAATTTCAAATAAAATATATTTAAATTTCATACCTTTATCAGCAATCTGCTCAAGAACCTGCCTATACAATGCCAAGCCGCCATCATCTGCAAATAAAGCCATATGTGGTTCATGTTCACGTACCCCGGATCCTAACTGAGCATTTAAGTCAACATATGGAAGGTTCGCAACAAGAATATCAAACTCATCATCTATCCCATCCAAAAGATCACCCTCAGAAAGCTCAATAATATTTTCAAGTTTATGTTTTTTTACGTTTTCATTTGCAACCTGCAGGGCCTCTTCACTTTTCTCGATACCTAAAATAGAAAGTTGATCAGGTAAACTAAACTCATTTGCAATAGATATAGAAATACATCCAGAGCCGACGCCAAGTTCAAGCATCCGCACTAGTTTGTTCAACTTTTTTATACAACCAATGGCCTCATTTACTATTATTTCCGTATCCCTACGCGGAATAAGAACGTTTTTATTTACTATAAATTCGAGCCCATAAAAGTTTACCTTCCCACGAATATAAGCCAGTGGATAACCCTCTTTCAAAGTATCAATATTCATCTGAATAAGAGTTTCTATATTTTTTGGGATTTCTTTGTCACGAGTCAAAAACAATTCAACATTATCAATTTCAAGATAATCACACAAAAGAGTCTCGACTTCTTTTAGAAGGTCGAGACCCTTTGAATATTTCAATATGTCTGAAACAGTTAAGGTCACAAATGTTTGTTTAACTGTAAAACTTCTTACGTGCAGCTTCCGCTCTATAGTTTTCTCGTATCACAGCTCCTTCACGAACTTGTCTTTTAGACTTATCCTTCTGGTGATAACGAGTAGAACGAACTCGCGGTATTGTACGAGCTTTTTGGACACGTTTATTAAACTCGTTAACGAGCTTATCGTCTGACTGACCGGTTTTTTTGAATGCATATACTCCCATGTGTAAACACCTCCTTTGATTATTAACAGGGTTAAACCCTTAAAAAGCCTTAATAAAAGCAGGAGCATGTTACTTAACGTCGCACGCAAAGTCAACTTGGAAACACTACGAAATACCGAAACACTACGAAATTACAAATAACTTGACATAATGCATAGTTAAAGTTGATAATTAGCTATCTAGTCACTTAATCATCATGACATGTCAACTGAATCAAG
It contains:
- the prmC gene encoding peptide chain release factor N(5)-glutamine methyltransferase, whose amino-acid sequence is MTLTVSDILKYSKGLDLLKEVETLLCDYLEIDNVELFLTRDKEIPKNIETLIQMNIDTLKEGYPLAYIRGKVNFYGLEFIVNKNVLIPRRDTEIIVNEAIGCIKKLNKLVRMLELGVGSGCISISIANEFSLPDQLSILGIEKSEEALQVANENVKKHKLENIIELSEGDLLDGIDDEFDILVANLPYVDLNAQLGSGVREHEPHMALFADDGGLALYRQVLEQIADKGMKFKYILFEIGFDQGEGAIELCKSLACEYEVSVVKDLEGRDRVVFLSSCKIS